Proteins from a genomic interval of Chanos chanos chromosome 3, fChaCha1.1, whole genome shotgun sequence:
- the slc26a1 gene encoding sulfate anion transporter 1: MENTKSAMVGPLERKVRKRPRPIATIKTKLCQTLSCSVPKAKSIVTGFFPVVLWLPKYKLKEYIWGDIMSGLIVGIILIPQAIAYCLLAGLDPIYGLYTSFFANIIYFFMGTSRHVSVGIFSLMSLMVGQVVDREVYLAGFDLSEDSKTRTSDGPLNITGHSNSSAINFTINGFGVECGKECYAISIATALTLLAGVYQVLMAVFRMGFVSVYLSAPMLDGFATGASCTILTVQAKYLLGLKIPRHQGLGTVVVTWINIFKNIHNTNYCDLITSAICIFVLVMGKEIQDKYKDRLKIPLPTELVVVAVATIVSHFADLNGQYGSSISGSIPTGFIPPKVPSFGLMPRVALDAIPLAVISFAFTVSLSEMFAKKNGYTVRPNQEMIAIGFCNIIPSFFHCFTTSAALAKTMVKDSTGCQTQVSSVISALVVLLVLLFFAPFFYALQKCVLACIIIVSLRGALRKFRDVPKQWHLSKIDAIVWLVSMSSAALISVEIGLLIGVVFSMLCVVAQTQKPKVSLLGQVENTSHYDDMEEYNHLLPVPKVKIFRFQAPLYYANKDFFLKSLYKAVNLEPFLEIARRKKLEKKAKEKKSKQMDETEQANGDDGIGFISTKLDFHTIILDCSSIPFVDTAGMNTLKGLVKDYNGVGVTVLLACCNTSVIDSLRRGSFFGKADIDMHSLVFHTVHSAVCFATDTIATVGNTPV; encoded by the exons ATGGAGAACACAAAATCTGCAATGGTGGGGCCGCTGGAGAGGAAAGTGCGAAAGAGACCGAGACCCATAGCGACAATCAAGACCAAACTATGCCaaactctctcttgctcagtGCCAAAAGCAAAGAGCATTGTAACAGGGTTCTTTCCTGTGGTGCTCTGGCTGCCTAAATACAAGCTGAAGGAATATATCTGGGGTGATATTATGTCTGGGCTCATAGTGGGTATAATTCTGATTCCTCAAGCTATAGCTTATTGCCTGCTGGCAGGCCTGGACCCTATTTATGGTCTCTACACCTCATTCTTTGCCAACATCATCTATTTCTTCATGGGAACCTCCAGACATGTGTCTGTGGGTATTTTCAGCCTTATGAGTCTCATGGTGGGCCAGGTTGTTGACCGAGAAGTTTATCTGGCAGGGTTTGATTTGAGTGAGGACAGTAAAACAAGAACATCTGATGGTCCTTTGAACATCACTGGACACTCCAACAGCAGTGCAATCAACTTCACAATAAATGGCTTCGGTGTGGAATGTGGAAAGGAATGCTATGCTATTAGCATAGCAACAGCTTTAACTTTACTTGCTGGTGTTTATCAG gTACTGATGGCTGTTTTCAGAATGGGCTTCGTCTCAGTTTACCTTTCAGCTCCAATGCTAGATGGCTTTGCCACCGGTGCCTCGTGTACTATTCTCACTGTGCAGGCCAAATACCTTCTGGGGCTCAAAATCCCACGTCACCAGGGCCTTGGCACGGTGGTGGTCACTTGGATCAACATCTTCAAGAACATTCACAACACCAACTACTGTGATCTGATTACAAGTGCCATTTGTATATTTGTTCTAGTCATGGGGAAAGAGATCCAGGACAAGTATAAGGACCGGCTGAAGATACCTCTACCCACAGAGCTGGTAGTGGTGGCAGTTGCCACTATTGTGTCTCATTTTGCTGACCTTAATGGACAGTATGGTTCCAGTATTTCAGGGTCCATTCCAACAGGGTTCATTCCTCCAAAGGTACCCAGTTTTGGGCTAATGCCCAGAGTAGCCCTTGATGCCATTCCCCTGGCTGTGATCAGTTTTGCTTtcacagtttctctgtctgaaatgttTGCCAAAAAGAACGGCTACACAGTTCGACCAAACCAGGAGATGATAGCGATCGGTTTTTGTAACATCATCCCTTCCTTCTTCCATTGCTTCACCACAAGTGCTGCTTTGGCCAAGACCATGGTGAAAGACTCAACTGGTTGTCAGACACAGGTTTCCAGTGTGATTAGCGCATTAGTTGTCCTCTTAGTGCTACTGTTCTTTGCTCCATTCTTCTACGCCTTGCAGAAGTGTGTTCTGGCCTGCATCATTATTGTCAGTTTAAGAGGTGCACTGCGCAAGTTCAGAGATGTTCCGAAGCAGTGGCACCTCAGCAAAATTGATGCTATTGTCTGGTTAGTCAGCATGAGCTCAGCTGCTCTGATAAGTGTAGAAATTGGTCTTCTGATTGGAGTTGTTTTCTCCATGCTTTGTGTGGTGGCACAGACGCAAAAACCAAAGGTTTCTCTTCTGGGCCAAGTGGAGAACACAAGCCACTATGACGACATGGAGGAGTATAATCATCTTCTGCCTGTTCCAAAGGTGAAGATCTTTCGTTTTCAGGCTCCACTGTACTATGCCAACAAGGACTTTTTTTTGAAGTCATTATATAAGGCAGTTAATCTAGAACCATTCCTTGAAATCGCCAGAAGGAAGAAACTGGAGAAAaaggccaaagaaaaaaaatcaaaacagatggACGAGACAGAACAGGCAAACGGTGATGATGGTATAGGCTTCATTTCCACTAAATTAGATTTCCACACCATTATTTTAGACTGTTCCTCAATACCCTTTGTGGACACTGCAGGAATGAACACCTTAAAAGGCTTGGTTAAAGACTACAATGGAGTCGGTGTGACGGTTCTACTAGCCTGTTGTAACACATCAGTCATTGATTCTTTGAGACGAGGCTCTTTTTTTGGAAAGGCTGACATAGACATGCACAGTTTGGTCTTCCATACGGTTCATAGTGCAGTTTGTTTTGCCACTGACACCATAGCCACAGTTGGCAACACACCTGTATAA
- the prc2 gene encoding protein regulator of cytokinesis 1, translating to MTSRRSEALASSLVTGINLAMARLVDIWDSIGIMEEQRVERMQTVKKYIEDLLNDMITEEESLRHRIKTNIITTQKQLETLCLELSLEPYKLEENLTVLQMEKNLRWRLEALQKEKNERLKELNELKQQDEELCVELCVTPYYIPTGSLPSRTQLQELQEHIKKLSEEKESRVKVFSGLREDIRNLMEEMGHEPETSLERESVCPDADIFLLTHENIKALKLLLSQLEVKKESLISARDKLKERATSLWTRLGCPEQESERFQDNTRRTVNDDIRQWQGVVDRLEALQREKLEEVIDKVRQELVALWDKCMFGPEQRESFNSHFCDNNYTEELLAVHDSELLKVKAYYDTARPLLDALEKWERNWLLYQDFERKAADPSRFSNRGGALLKESKERVRVQKMLPKLEEELRGRVETWEKSQGSHFLVRGQRVMEYISSQWAEYRMQKDKEKSERMSKKAETTPFKTPTKRPNASVSGSTPSKMKRLPNQPVMRTPTMSTTGSSSSSSSSSTFLCVPGKPPHPNSKRNKTVESSQRTPLQEYNSGKNATYISYSDFTSELSRKASHEAVLNSTVKDVL from the exons ATGACGAGTCGAAGAAG CGAGGCCTTGGCGTCTTCGCTTGTCACTGGTATAAATCTTGCCATGGCAAGACTGGTGGATATATGGGACAGCATTGGTATCATGGAGGAACAGAGGGTAGAACGTATGCAGACGGTGAAGAAGTACATTGAG GATCTTTTGAATGACATGATCACAGAAGAGGAATCTCTGAGACATCGCATCAAAACGAATATTATTACAACTCAGAAGCAGCTTGAGACATTGTGCCTGGAACTGTCGTTAGAACCATATAAA TTGGAGGAGAACTTAACAGTTCTTCAGATGGAGAAGAACCTTCGTTGGCGTTTGGAGGCTcttcagaaagagaagaacgAGCGTTTGAAGGAACTGAATGAGCTGAAACAGCAGGatgaggagctgtgtgtggaaCTTTGTGTCACACCATACTACATACCCACGGGCAGTTTACCCTCTCGCACTCAACTGCAAGAACTTCAGGAACACATTAAGAAACTGAGTGAGGAGAAG GAGAGCCGAGTGAAGGTGTTCTCAGGGCTGCGAGAGGACATTAGAAACCTGATGGAGGAGATGGGCCATGAGCCAGAGACCAGCCTAGAAAGAGAGTCTGTTTGTCCTGATGCTGACATTTTCCTgctcacacatgaaaacataaagGCCCTGAAGTTGCTGCTTAGCCAG CTGGAAGTGAAGAAGGAATCTCTGATTTCAGCACGAGACAAGCTTAAAGAGCGAGCCACAAGCCTGTGGACTCGTCTAGGTTGTCCAGAGCAAGAATCTGAGAGGTTCCAGGACAACACAAGGAGAACTGTTAACGATGACATCAGACAG TGGCAGGGTGTTGTGGATCGTCTTGAAGCGCTACAACGGGAGAAGTTGGAGGAGGTGATTGACAAAGTCCGACAAGAACTGGTTGCTCTCTGGGACAAATGTATGTTTGgtccagagcagagagaatcATTCAATTCACACTTTTGTGACA aTAACTACACAGAGGAGCTGTTGGCAGTACATGACAGTGAGCTGCTGAAGGTGAAGGCATACTATGACACGGCCCGGCCTTTACTGGATGCCCTGGAGAAGTGGGAGAGGAACTGGCTTCTCTACCAAGATTTTGAG AGAAAGGCTGCTGATCCAAGCCGCTTCTCCAACAGAGGTGGAGCCTTGCTTAAAGAGAGCAAAGAAAGAGTTCGAGTTCAGAAGATGCTCCCAAAG ctggaggaggagttGAGAGGGCGTGTGGAGACTTGGGAGAAAAGCCAGGGTTCACATTTTCTGGTGCGAGGACAAAGGGTCATGGAATACATATCCAGCCAGTGGGCAGAATATCGCATGCAGAAGGACAAGGAGAAGAGCGAGCGT ATGTCCAAGAAAGCAGAGACCACTCCATTCAAAACCCCAACCAAGAGGCCCAATGCTTCAGTCAGTGGCTCCACTCCCAGCAAAATGAAGAGG CTGCCCAATCAGCCGGTGATGCGTACCCCCACAATGAGTACTACTGGcagtagcagcagtagcagtTCTTCTAGCACTTTCTTGTGTGTACCCGGCAAGCCTCCACACCCCAACTCAAAG AGAAACAAGACAGTTGAGAGTAGTCAGCGGACGCCTCTTCAGGAGTACAACAGTGGAAAGAACGCCACTTACATCAGTTACTCAGACTTCACG agTGAACTTTCCAGGAAGGCCAGTCACGAAGCAGTTTTAAACTCAACAGTGAAAGATGTTctttaa
- the rbp4l gene encoding retinol binding protein 4, like produces MDYSKFALLVVLLSYVERCWSESCVVDSFTVKQDFDPKRYAGKWYAQQKKDPEGLFLQDNISAEYTIDEEGTMTASSKGRVTLFGFWVVCADMAAQYSVPDPATPAKMFMNYQGLASYLSSGGDNYWVIDTDYDNYAITYACRTLKDDGSCDDGYALVFSRNPRGLPPAIQRLVRQKQEEICMAGQFQPVLQSGGFQLAAKNTCAASLLNFFSMLA; encoded by the exons ATGGACTACTCCAAGTTCGCCCTGCTGGTGGTCCTCCTCTCTTACGTTGAGCGCTGTTGGTCTGAGTCCTGTGTGGTGGACAGCTTTACAGTGAAACAGGACTTCGACCCAAAGAGA TATGCCGGAAAGTGGTACGCCCAGCAGAAGAAAGACCCAGAGGGGCTCTTCCTCCAGGACAACATCTCCGCAGAATACACCATCGACGAGGAGGGCACCATGACCGCCTCCTCCAAGGGCCGTGTCACTCTTTTCGG aTTCTGGGTTGTGTGTGCTGACATGGCTGCCCAGTACAGTGTGCCTGACCCCGCCACTCCTGCCAAGATGTTTATGAACTACCAGGGCCTGGCTAGCTACCTGTCCAGCGGAg GTGACAACTACTGGGTTATTGACACCGACTATGACAACTATGCTATCACTTACGCCTGCCGCACCCTGAAGGACGATGGCAGCTGCGATGATGGCTATGCCCTGGTCTTCTCCCGCAACCCCCGTGGCCTGCCCCCAGCCATCCAGCGCCTCGTCCGCCAGAAACAGGAGGAGATCTGCATGGCTGGCCAGTTCCAGCCCGTGCTGCAGTCTGGTGGGTTTCAGTTAGCGGCTAAGAACACCTGTGCTGC gaGCCTGCTAAACTTCTTTAGCATGCTGGCATGA